CCTGCGAAAACAAGCGAAAAACAAAACCTTGTGTCAACCACACATTGATGCCCATAACATTTTTCAGTGCGAAATGGCAAATGTGGGTCAGACATTACAGCACCTGATGAGCAAATCGAGAATTTTGGTACCCAGTCTTCATAAGCTGTCCCCACACCTTatgaaactaaattcaaataggaAAATAATCAATCAGATCGACACATTGTTTAATTTAAGGCGGGACACATATTCAAAGGTCATGTATAGTTTAGCAAATTACCTTCTGATGATGTTGCCTCTGAGCATCTTGATGAAGGTGGCGGACATGCTCTCGCTTTTGCTGCAATTAAAAATGGAAGAAAATGGTACCATTTAAAATTGTTTCTACCAATAAAATGAGTGGTATAGGAGTCGACACTGTTTCATAAAAAGTACGCAATGATGTGCATAAGCCCTACATACATACTCTGAAAATCTGATGTTATCTTCGACCAGCAGTGTGTAATGAAGTTAGTCCTTCAAAATCCTAGGGCACATCTTATTATTTAAGCGCTACCTAGTCTACAAGTTGTGCCTTTTCTTTTCACTCGTGAGGGTGACATTCTTTTCGTCAGTAGATTAATTTCTCTCATAGGCAATACCACAATAATGCGTACCAATTGACAACTAAGTAGATCAGAACAAGGACTGACCAGCAGATTGTCATGTTCAGAGAACAACTTCTGATTTTCTGTAAGATCTTCGAATCTGGACAGAAGGGAGGGGTTAGACATAGCTAGTAATAATGTAACACGTAAGGCAAATAAGGAAACTACAGACTGTCAGAAACAACACTTGTTTTATGCGCTGCATGGCAAATAGTAGTGAATGGAACATGAAAATAAAGCTTACAAACTGTAATTGATCAGAACAACTTTCTTGTTAACATATTGTAGGTATTTTACAGGACCACTGGAAGTGGACACATGAAAATGTCGCTGAGCAAAATTATTAGAAAAAAGGGTTCCTGGAAATTGGTTCATAGAAAGACACAAGGCTAATAGTTGCAGAGGTACAATTGTGGTAGGAAGATTATTGAAAGCTAAAGCAATAACTAGGTAATAATTGCAAAGAGATTCAAAATACAGAAAAGTAAAAATAGAGTTTAACTTAACAAACTTTCTCGACTTACTTGAGGGACCATTCAAGATGATGGATTCTGTCTTCAATTGAATCACGCTCCATCCTAAGACGTCTAAGCTCCTGAGAAAAATAACACATTAGGAAGGGCCATGAGCAAGTTGCTGACACATACTGTTCACATTGCAACTGAGCACCATGCTAGGATGTCTAAGCTCCTGAGAAGGATATCATACCAAAAAAAAGGGCCATGGACAAGTTGCTGACCCAGAGACTGATAACATGGCAGCTCGGCATGCAAAAATGATACAAGAAAAtatgggaaaagaaaaaaaaaacaatgtacATAATTGCACACATGAGATACTTCTATGTAGGGAAATTTTTGCATTCATATATTGTACAGATTTTAGAGCCTTGATAAAAAGAAAACGATACCACCTGATCCTAGTTTTTGTGACATGCAAGGCACTTTGAGACTAAGTACTCATGTGAAGGGAGACTTGCAAAGTTTTCAGGCCAGACAAAACATCTCaatgtgtgtgttttttttttcattattggAGCCCCTTTTGCCCTTTCGCTATATGAAATATGCACCAATTCCCTTATTATTAGACCATGCAAACAGTTAGTCTCAGAGTTGAGTTGGGAAAATTGAACTATATTGGCAAGCTGCTTCTGGCACAAAACTGGTATGAAATGCAAATGCTTCTGAGAGGGGCTACCTTCCATGTGATTGGTTTTGGTTGAACAACTCTCAATAGCAAGCaaccattttttttcattaaagAAAAAAACCAATGAATATGGAAATTATAGATAGAATGAATATGGAAATCCATTTTTTACATATGATATGATGTTTAACTCAAGACTGTTATAGCCTGAGCCCAGTTGATATAAGATCGCATTGTTAGGAATCATTTTCTGGATGAGCAACTGAGTGTTAATTCATACCTTCCGAGTAGACTTTGATTCTGAAAGAAGTTTCACCTCTTGCTCCAGCTCTGGTATTACCAGCATAGTCCGCCAACCTTTCCAGGAATCACAACACGTACAGAAACACTTAGGAAATAAATAAAGTATAGTGGAGAACTGCAATATTAATTAGAACTCGTATAAAGCATAATACATGTACTATATTCATAGAGCGTCAATCAAAAAGACGGATAATGTTTCACTAAAGATTATGTGTGTTTTCCATACTAAAAATGTCATTTTTGGGGCAGCTAGAAttgagaagcatgcaaagaGAGAAATAACATATCTATGCCTTATGGAAATATACTTCTACACATAGTTAACAAGAGGACAGCATTAAAGTCATCTGCACAATCAAAACTACCAAATTTAATCAAGTTCACAGATATATCAAATTCCAGCACGCATAAAAAGTAGAGGATGAATAAAATGTACCCAGAACTTTCTTGCTGCGCAGAATATCTCCATATATGTGATCACCAACATAGAGGATCTATGAAATGGATATACTAAGATCACATTCACAGTGCTGGTCCAATAGGAATCTCCGGGCAACCAAAATATGTATTAGAAACTATTTGGGACATTTGTGTGATGCCATTGGGAGTTTGCTGTTTTGCTCATGTGCCATCCCAAAATCACTATTTGTGTTTATGCCACTGGATAgtggcgcgcgcgcgcacacacacacacaatatCCAGTGGCAGACACACACACAAATATCCAGTGGCATACACACAAATAGCAAGTTTGGGATGACACTCTAGCAAAGCAGCGAATCCTCATTGCCATACACGCAAATTTCCATTTATTTTAAATAGCATAATAAGTGTAGAATCGATACCTGCGAACTAGAAGCAACAGAAAGTAATCTATGAAGATGCCCGACATTGCCTCCCTGGAAGAAAATAGCAACAAATAAATATTACTCATTTACTAGAGCTAAGATATACAACACTATAATTGAAATAAGTACCTGGTAAACTTTGTGAACTGGTTTTGAATGCTGGTGACTTGATCTTGGGCTTCCAATCTTCATGAAGAATCAGATATATTCGAAAATAAAGTAATAAATAATAGAGAGTAATAAACAATAGAGATATATTGGACTTAATAATTTTACTAGCCTGAATATCAGCATTTAGAAGTTTTCCAGAATCAGGCTCAACTTCAAACAGTCCTGCACGGTTATCATCGTGGAAGAAACTTGGCTTTGAACTGAAAAGCTCAGAGAGGATTGGCTGAGTTGGGGAAGCTAATATTTTCGCTAAATAAATACCAGTGACAAAAGAAAGGGAAAACAGGGAACATAAGACACGAACCTGCCTGTTATTACAACATCAAAATATTCAAGCCATTTGTGGTTGAGACCAGAGCCTACATCTGAGGTGTATGATCCACAAAGGTAGTTCATGACAACATCGGTGTAGTCCCACAAACTGCATGAACAAGTGAATGCACAGATAGTAAACAAATCGTAACTAGGTTTGAAATGTGGAATGCAGCAAGATGAAAAACTTAATTTTACTAAATGGGTTCATTTTAGGATAAAGGAAACCATAAAGGTGACACCACATATAGAAGTTTGTCGGCACAGAAGTCTTAAGAAGCCTGAAATCATAAAGGACTACATACCTATTTGTCACCAAGAATGTTGAACGTCCAGATTTTCTGATCATTTCAAGCATTGGTACAATTGCTAAGTCCTCATTAATGTACCTGCCAAATTCAAACAACACAAATAAGCAGTGTCAACTAGAACATAATTATAAGTGCATAACAGTTTAAAAATTGGAAAGAATGCACGGATGCCAAATTGCTAATTGGCATGTGGACCAAAATAAAAGTCAAGGCGGCCTTATAGCGAAAAGAATCCTGTCTTTATGGATAATATCTAGCACTATGGTTATCTAAGGTGACTAGTATCAAACAATTAACCATAAGAAGGAAACTGAGTTACCTGCCAGGATCCTTTGCAACCATCCGCTTTAGAGTTCCATCACGATGACACAAGTCAACTGCAGACCTCACATCTCTATACATAAGTGAATAGCTGTACCAACACAGTAACACAAGTCAACACAGTTTATATAAGCTTAGATAGAAGGGCTGCAGGGGGACTACAGTTACAAATGAAGATGCAAAAGGAAATATACTTAGTTTATGCAAGTAGCAAAGATCTTTTAGAGTTTTTTTGAAGTAACAGTATTTTGGAAATTGTAGGTGATTTCAACATAACAacaaaatatgatttttcttgAAATAATAAGGCTCTATTGTCCTATTAAATTAAATGATGCATGCTAAAAAAAGATAGTCCGCTCATTCACATGATTATGCTGCTGTTGTGTAACGGTGGAAGACATCGGTTATGGAAAAGACAAACTGTGCCATACCAATGCTAGGGCACAAGCAAAAGGCAGCAGGTTAGTTAAGACTTTAAAATAGTAACCACTGGAAGTTACAAAAAGGTCCAGAATCTTAACTGAAATTTTGGTAGGGTATATATGCATGGGGCACTGGGGCCTGTGAATTTACGAGAACACCCAACACAACAACCAGAAA
The nucleotide sequence above comes from Phragmites australis chromosome 4, lpPhrAust1.1, whole genome shotgun sequence. Encoded proteins:
- the LOC133915362 gene encoding uncharacterized protein LOC133915362 isoform X1, producing the protein MLFFSRRPLAAALHLAPLSPPLLLFFASASSSCSSAVASASGPRGCSAVSMDSGAVESASTGAVWSTPSAEPRSISVGKEIFCNRSLNMRNITAVGFDMDYTLAQYKPVTFEALAYYGTIEKLVKHLHYPEELLTWQFDWKYMVRGLVLDKKRGNILKMDRHKYVKVAYHGFRELSKEEKVAAYGSTLIRDSFDEPDYALIDTLFSLGEAYLFAQLVDFMDNNPGKVPAGTDYSLMYRDVRSAVDLCHRDGTLKRMVAKDPGRYINEDLAIVPMLEMIRKSGRSTFLVTNSLWDYTDVVMNYLCGSYTSDVGSGLNHKWLEYFDVVITGSSKPSFFHDDNRAGLFEVEPDSGKLLNADIQIGSPRSSHQHSKPVHKVYQGGNVGHLHRLLSVASSSQILYVGDHIYGDILRSKKVLGWRTMLVIPELEQEVKLLSESKSTRKELRRLRMERDSIEDRIHHLEWSLKFEDLTENQKLFSEHDNLLQKREHVRHLHQDAQRQHHQKFHKVWGQLMKTGYQNSRFAHQVERFACLYSSQVTNFGLYSPNKYYRPSEDYMPHEFDVL
- the LOC133915362 gene encoding uncharacterized protein LOC133915362 isoform X2 — encoded protein: MDSGAVESASTGAVWSTPSAEPRSISVGKEIFCNRSLNMRNITAVGFDMDYTLAQYKPVTFEALAYYGTIEKLVKHLHYPEELLTWQFDWKYMVRGLVLDKKRGNILKMDRHKYVKVAYHGFRELSKEEKVAAYGSTLIRDSFDEPDYALIDTLFSLGEAYLFAQLVDFMDNNPGKVPAGTDYSLMYRDVRSAVDLCHRDGTLKRMVAKDPGRYINEDLAIVPMLEMIRKSGRSTFLVTNSLWDYTDVVMNYLCGSYTSDVGSGLNHKWLEYFDVVITGSSKPSFFHDDNRAGLFEVEPDSGKLLNADIQIGSPRSSHQHSKPVHKVYQGGNVGHLHRLLSVASSSQILYVGDHIYGDILRSKKVLGWRTMLVIPELEQEVKLLSESKSTRKELRRLRMERDSIEDRIHHLEWSLKFEDLTENQKLFSEHDNLLQKREHVRHLHQDAQRQHHQKFHKVWGQLMKTGYQNSRFAHQVERFACLYSSQVTNFGLYSPNKYYRPSEDYMPHEFDVL